A single window of Nicotiana sylvestris chromosome 5, ASM39365v2, whole genome shotgun sequence DNA harbors:
- the LOC104247667 gene encoding protein phosphatase 2C 37-like codes for MAGMCCGVNLTETEATTPVEPSSEAARRRRMEIHQFRLAPPLENGTKRHKVEKVVDQSKRRKLETSVTISLMSPLGVTEKVAEKEFDAKPLDLSESDVSSVKVDGVEVVAGDNNLSKFGITSVCGRRRDMEDAVAVHPSFCKGENENSNSLHFYGVYDGHGCSHVAMKCKDRMHEIVKNEVEKGEIQWKEVMTKSFSQMDNEVVHYSSGAVGGSSSNCRCELQTPQCDAVGSTAVVAVVTSEKIIVSNCGDSRAVLCRNGVAIPLSIDHKPDRPDELNRIQEAGGRVIYWDGPRVLGVLAMSRAIGDNYLKPYVISEPEVTITERTDEDECLILASDGLWDVVSNETACGVARMCLQSRRPPSPQGPPENDVTVTGAGESSDQLCSDASILLTKLALARHSTDNVSVVVVDLRKDL; via the exons atggCTGGGATGTGTTGTGGTGTTAATTTAACTGAAACAGAAGCTACAACTCCAGTTGAGCCAAGTTCAGAAGCTGCAAGACGACGTCGTATGGAGATTCATCAGTTCCGTTTAGCTCCACCGTTGGAAAACGGAACGAAACGACACAAAGTGGAGAAAGTTGTAGATCAAAGCAAGAGACGGAAGTTGGAAACTAGTGTGACGATTTCATTGATGTCTCCGTTGGGTGTAACGGAGAAGGTAGCAGAGAAAGAATTTGACGCTAAACCTTTGGATCTGTCGGAATCTGATGTTTCGTCTGTTAAAGTTGATGGTGTTGAGGTTGTTGCTGGTGATAATAATCTGTCTAAGTTTGGTATAACTTCTGTATGTGGAAGACGACGCGACATGGAAGATGCAGTAGCAGTTCACCCTTCGTTTTGCAAGggagaaaatgaaaattcaaacagtTTACATTTCTATGGTGTATACGACGGGCACGGCTGTTCACAT GTGGCTATGAAATGCAAAGATAGAATGCACGAGATAGTGAAAAACGAGGTGGAGAAAGGGGAAATCCAGTGGAAAGAGGTGATGACAAAAAGCTTCTCTCAAATGGACAACGAAGTTGTCCACTATTCGAGTGGAGCTGTAGGTGGATCGAGCTCTAATTGTAGGTGCGAGCTTCAGACTCCGCAGTGTGATGCAGTCGGGTCAACTGCTGTTGTCGCAGTGGTTACTTCCGAGAAGATTATCGTCTCTAATTGCGGTGATTCTCGTGCTGTGCTTTGCAGAAATGGCGTTGCGATTCCTCTTTCCATCGATCATAAG CCTGATCGACCAGATGAATTGAATAGGATACAAGAAGCTGGTGGCCGTGTTATTTATTGGGATGGGCCAAGAGTGCTTGGAGTTTTAGCTATGTCACGAGCAATTGGTGACAATTATTTGAAACCATATGTTATATCGGAACCAGAAGTGACCATCACAGAACGAACCGATGAAGACGAGTGTTTGATATTAGCCAGCGATGGACTATGGGATGTTGTCTCGAACGAGACCGCTTGCGGCGTGGCTCGTATGTGCTTGCAATCAAGGAGGCCACCATCCCCACAGGGTCCGCCGGAAAATGACGTCACTGTGACCGGTGCCGGAGAAAGCTCCGACCAGTTGTGTTCAGATGCATCGATTCTTTTGACCAAATTGGCCTTGGCTAGGCACAGTACTGATAATGTTAGCGTTGTTGTGGTTGATTTAAGAAAAGATTTGTAA